From Eubalaena glacialis isolate mEubGla1 chromosome 17, mEubGla1.1.hap2.+ XY, whole genome shotgun sequence, a single genomic window includes:
- the LY6H gene encoding lymphocyte antigen 6H — MPVPQTTPACSPRAFLRPTWSMLPAAMKGLGLVLLAALLCSAPAHGLWCQDCTLTTNSSHCIPKQCQPSDTVCASVRITDPSSSRKDHSVNKMCASSCDFVKRHFFSDYLMGFINSGILKVDVDCCEKDVCNGVALGGRGSWALAAGLLLSLGPTLLWAGP; from the exons AT GCCTGTGCCCCAGACGACCCCAGCCTGCAGCCCCCGCGCCTTCCTGAGGCCCACCTGGAGCATGTTGCCTGCAGCCATGAAGGGCCTCGGCCTGGTGCTGCTGGCCGCTCTGCTGTGCTCTGCCCCCG CTCATGGCCTGTGGTGCCAGGACTGCACGCTGACCACCAACTCCAGTCATTGCATCCCGAAGCAGTGCCAGCCGTCAGACACGGTGTGTGCCAGTGTCCGGATCACAGATCCCAGTAGCA GCAGGAAGGATCATTCTGTGAACAAGATGTGTGCCTCGTCCTGTGACTTCGTGAAGCGGCACTTTTTCTCGGACTATCTGATGGGCTTCATTAACTCTGGGATCTTGAAAGTAGACGTGGACTGCTGTGAGAAGGATGTGTGCAACGGGGTGGCGCTGGGGGGGCGCGGCTCCTGGGCCCTGGCTGCGGGGctcctgctcagcctggggcccacccTCCTCTGGGCTGGGCCCTGA